The DNA segment ATGAATATCGGGTACTgaaactcacaagctcgtagatagcttcattatctgacttattagtcagatcattattgtattgcattatagcacctacaatagaagcaaaaataactggtgaacgaggtacaaaatacctcatatattggttatgagaagattgctgagacattgtagagtaagaatgtagaaaaagattgcagagtaagaatgcagaaagatattgcagagtaagaatacaGAAAGATATTGcaaagtaagaatgcagactaattacagaaaagtgaagaagatgagatgcgaatgaagatgagctgaatatttctttcatagagaaaattatgacaaagcatATCAGGATCACTCATGAAGCATCTCTATATAAGatacaagagatgtagcatcatagctctgcagcgcctgacagctacagaagagttATAAAATCCTGTTATGCTAGTCTAGTCTAAAAAGatggccaccgtttttgttgacAAAGGAGGTtagcggcttaattttgatgatttcTTCACTAacaatgttatttacaagaactccaaaagAGTATAACTCCAGAaaagtagtgaatttaatgttaaaatgatcttgaatcaatatagtgaatttttttaccaaaacattatcaaCTGCTTCATTTAAAGGGttggtacacaatattgagatgcatcaacgCAAAGgccttttactataaagtcttgaagccttttatatggacaaagctcattCCCTGAATATTCTAATGGTTGCTCGATCATTTGATGAGTAGAAAAGATCCATTTCATctttgtgaagacgatgaaaAAATTCTTAGTCTTAAAGTACCTTATCTAAGTGCAATTGAAGCCctgaatatgtgattattttatcaatatggatcaagtccacaattagttggatatacggatgcaagttatctttcagatccacatgagaagatcattgcaattcatttggagaaatgtgaaattgatgtcaatcagatacggtcaagtaataatttgacaaatttattcgctaaaacattaccaactgcaacatttaagaagattatataGAACATTGGAATACAAAaacttgaagacctattatcatacacttttcagaagggagtaatgtcttgaaaacttgtactgattgtactcttttttcttcgctaaggttttatcccactggattttcctttgcaaggttttaatgtggcaatcctaaagcatttgacggtacacatgaatactgtactctttttccttcaccattagttttttcccacaggatttttccttggcaaggttttaactaggcatattctttaaatatggtcatccaaagagggagtgttataaaccaacttatattgtatgaccacatttagccgtCATAATTGAACAGGTTTTAGCCGTCAATTAAGACCTttgtacccatatatatatatgggtatatttcTAGGTTCATATGATGGAAATaagcattctctctctctttatctttGAGGCTCTCTCTTTTCCATAATTTACAacaattactattatttaatatagtattatcactaacatattgATATAGTACTATACGGTAGTCTATACCAATGGTATTAtactattactatatactattgagtaataatattatatatagtactagtataatataGAGAAAACCTTCCCGCCGGTCGGGTTGTCCAAACTCCAATAACAGCCTTCCAATAATAACTTTTCACGTAAGTCCTTTAATTTACATGTCCTGCACCTGCCTATTCTTGATCAAAAACTATAGGCCTCCCCAATCTTCTCTCGTCCCCTCTTTGTCTTCTATGAAAGGACCCTAACCAAACCCAGAGCTTGACCCTGTCGAGCCACAATGGAGCTCAACCCTGCCAAGCCGTGAAGAACTACTAATCAACGAGCAGCTACACCCTATTTGATCAAATCTCTTGAAGAAGATGCTTCCAAATTCATAAACCAATTCACATTCAACTTCAAAGAAATTCCAAATAAAATGACAACAATCAATTGAAATATTACAAGATATCAAGAAACTAAAagatagggaaaaaaaatattattgttgaGGTCTCAAATCATCCCTATCGAATATAAATCTTCTGTGGCTATTCCTCCTCTCCTTCACCCCAACCGCCAGCTTTTGTTCCTTTCGACCAACAAATtcacatgcaatatttcagccaAAACCAAATTCTCCAAATGTATATGAGAAATTACCAACGAAATAGTAGTGAACAGAGATAAGATCTGAATAATTCATGAagcccgaaaaaaaaaaaaaaaaaaaaaaaaaaaaaaaaaaaaaaaaaaaaaaaaaaaaaaaaaaaagaagaagaagaagaagaagaagagagagagagaggcaaaagCTAACACTTAACCACCAAGCCAATAACATCCCACAAAGCGAATTAAATAGCTAACAAGTCTATGACAATAAAGGGTGATTGCTTGCACTAGCCCAAACTTTGAAACTAAAGCTGTGAGCAGAGAAAAGTCCAATTGAAAAGAGGAAACTTTCTATATTTCATCTTCTATTTCCGAGTTTCATCTTCTCATCGATTTCTATGTAAATGAAAGCAAGTTTCTATGCGTGAACATAGGGTACTAGACGAAGATGAAAATAGGAGAAGAGAGCTGAACAACAATTTCTGTGTGGGTGAAAGCAAGTTTCCGTGTGGTGGAACCTAAGGAGCTTATGGTGTGTTTTTCTTAAGTGGCAACCACTGAATGGAGGGTTGCTCTTGGACTAGTAGAAGCCCAACCATTGCAAAGCGTttcactataatatatcatatatgtatgaTAGTATAGttactattataattttgataaatacattagtgTATTAGACTTTAGTGTATTACACtgttactaatttactatatactaatagtattactatatactaattgCAATTCTGATATCTACAGTGGCCTCTGAGTCGGCTTTTAGCACAGCAACTTGAGTACTTGATCCTTGCCACATTAGCCTATCTCCACTTATAGTATAAGCCTTTATTTGTACACAAAATTAGCCCCATTCTTCTTTTGCCCCGATTAATATTTGCACTTTAATGGATGATGTTgagaagtttgagaaatttgatacaGGCATGTAGCATCATTCACATTTTCTTTAACTGTATCTAAAGTGTATATcatattagtaattttttttaattattaagcttatttttttcccttgttGTGTAGAGCTCATGGAAGACTTAGGGAGTTTTTCAAGACCTACTTTTTTAATTGGAGATGATTAAATTTAAGGTAAGTCAACTTGTATAACATCTTtccttaagtttttttttttttcatttaatgtaattactaactttttattagaattaactgtttaatttattttcatacaattACAAGGTTTGTTGAAAGGACTATTGGAGTTGGTGACTTGGTGCATAGTTATTTGTTCTAGACTCTAGTTATAAAGTTTTTTGTTGGATGTTCTTGTAATTTGGACTTCTAATTTGTTCAatttttggacttgtaatttgttgGATGGACTTTTGGTCCTGTAATTTAGACTTTTAaaatttggacttgtaatttgttgAATTGTTGGACTTTTGAACTTTTAATTTAGACTTTTcgactttttttgtttttttgaaaggaaacctCTGTATTTCATTAATAACAACTCAGCCATTACAATCTTTGTCTCTTGACAAGCTTTGAACGATGAAGTCAGGGACTTCTTCAACCCAAATTTTTTCACCCCCCAAAAGTAAGGCTTTCTTAGCTAAAGAATGAGCAACCGTATTACTTTCTCTATAAACAAATTGTATATTCCATTCAagtctattttttaaaacctgTCTAATGTCGTTTATCAAATATCCATAGCAAGTCAGCACCTCTTCTTCACTTTCTACAGCCATGATAATAGTCTTGGCATCACCTTCAAAAGTAACCCTCTGAAAATTAAGGTCCCTGCAAAGTTCCAAGGCTTTCCAAAGTGCATAACATTCTGCTATGTCTAGTTTGTTTACCATTTCCTTTCTATCACTAACAGCCACCAATGCTTCACCTTCCTCATCTCTACATATAATCCCAATCCCCATCACCCTCTTATTCACATCTAGAGAagcatcccaatttactttGATAACATTTTCCCCCGGCTTCTTCCATTTAGATTTGTTTCCTCAACCACTTACATTCATTTCTGCACTGAACAccctcttcttttccttttgagtcTTCTGGTATTCCTCTAAACCCTCCTTTGCAGCTGACAGTAGCTTTTTGGGGCAAATCATTTTCTGTTCAAAGATTGCCTCATTTCTTCTCATCCAAACCTTTCTTAATAGCACAACAATTTCTTCCACCTAGTTTGTCTGTAATCTTTCCATCAAATCCTCCCATAACTCCATAAAGCCTCTGCCTGTCCTCTTCCATTTTTTCACATAGCTCTGCTCATCACCCCACACATCATTTGCTGCAACACATTCCCATGAAATATGAATCACTGATTCCTTGTCTTCATAACAGATTGGGCATCTAGGATCTTCAACAACCTTCTTTTTGAAAAGATTAAGCTTAGTAGGTAATAAATCATTTCCTACCTTCCACAAGAACACCTTTACTGAATTTGGCACATCCAATTTCCAAATGTTCCCCCACCTTTCATCTGTCATTCCATGCCTCGATGACTCCCCTTTGCATATTCTTAGCCTATCCAACTGCAGAAAATAGGCACTTCTTACTGTGAAAGCTCCTTTTGTAGAAGGCCCCCATATTAGCTTATCTTCCATATTGCCTTTGCTAAGAGGTATGCTAAGGATCATTTCAGCTTcctctttttcaaaaatctgATTAACCAAATCTGTATTCCATTCCCCTTTCTGGCCTAAAATCAGTGCTTCAACTTTTGTCTCTTTATTCAGAATAGAGATGGGTGATTGAACAGCAAAGAAGGATGGTTTGGTCAACCATTTATGGCCCCATATCTGTATTTGTTTTTCATTCCCTACACTCCACCTTAAACCCTCTTTAAAAACCACTAGCCTCCCTTAAACCCCTCCATATTAAAGAAGGTCTCAGGCCTACCTTTGCATCCATGAAAGAAGAATTCatgaagtatttttctttatacaCTGCAGCCACCAGGGAGTTTGGATATTGAATAagcctccacccttgtttagctaaGAGGGTCATATTAAAACTATTTAGGTCTCTGAACCCCATTCCCCCGTGCCTCTTCTGCTCTCCCATCTTTTCCCATCTTCTCCAATTAATCCCACCCTCTTTATTCTGTCTTCTCCACCAAAATTTAGATAACAAACCATTAATCTCATTGCACAACTTGAGGGGGAGCTTAAAAACACTCATCGTGAAGGTGGGGATTGCCTGCAAAACAGCTTTTATCAAGATCTCTCTCCCagcttgagaaagaaaattgtTTTTCCAGCTAGAGATTTTCTGCCATATTCTCTCCTTTAAGATTCGGAAGGTGTTATACTTTGATCTCCTAACAATAGCTGGAAGACCTAAGTATCTTTCATAACTGCCACATGCCACTGCCCCTCCTACTTCCACAATGCTTTTCTTCACATCTCTTATTGTATTACTACTGAAAAAAATGGATGTCTTTTCTTTATGAAGAAACTGGCCCGAggccttttcatatttttttagcatCCATTGCAAATGATACCATTCCTCCAATTTGGCTCTATCGAATAAAAtgcaatcatctgcaaataatagATGATTTACATTAGTTCCTCCTCTAACCACTTGAATTCCTTTTGTAAGACTCTGCTATTCTGAAACATTAAGAAGGCTGCTTAAACCTTCAGCACACATAATGAAAAGATAGGGGGATAGGGGATCCCCCTGCCTTAAGCCTCTTGAAGGATAAAACTTTTCACTTGGCTTCCCATTAATTAAAACTGAGAAAGACACCGAGGTAATGCACTTCATGATGAGAGAAATCCATTTATCACAGAAACCCAACCTCTTCATCACAGCCTCCACATACACCCATTCAATACGGTCATAggcctttgacatatcaagtttTATAGCCATACTTCCCATACtccctttctttcttgttttcatAGAATGCAACATCTCATAAGCCACCATTATGTTGTCTGAAATCATCCTCCCAGGCAAAAAAGCACTTTGAGTGGGAGCTATAATTTCATACAAGACCTTTTTAAATCTATTACCAATGGTTTTTGAGATTAGTTTATACAATACATTGCACAAACTAATAGGCCTATAATCACTTACCAACATAGGCTCTTTAAGTTTTGGAATCAAAGCTAAGAAAGTATAATTGAGTGAAGGAGTCCAAGAATTACCATTCAAGGCTGAAAGCATAGCAACACACACCTCTTCTGCTATAGTACTCCAATGATGCTAGAAAAAACAAGCTCCAAAGCCATCTAGTCCAGGTGACTTTAATGGTGTCATTTGATGGAGTGCCTCTTCCACCTCCTTTCGAGTAAAAGTCTTTGCAAGTCTCTAATTCATTTCTGTTGTTACCTTGGGCTCCATGCATTTTAGCACTTCCTCCAACTCTTCATGAGTAGGGCAGGTTGAGGtaaacaaattctcaaaataacaacTGAAAATCCTTTCAATCTCCTTGCAACCTTTCACCAGCCTATTCTGCTCACTTACCACCTGGTTAATGAAGTTTCTCTTCCTCCTTTGATTAGCACAAGTATGGAAATATTTTGTGTTCCTATCACCTTGCTTGTACTAATTCCTCTTAGCTCTTTGTCTCCACCTTACCTCTTCTTGTTCAAGCAGCAACCTTATTTCTTCCTTCactttctttatttcctttactgaatgttcactttctttttcttgtatatttttCAACTCAGCAGTTTTTTCTTCTAACATCTTGGCATCCCTTCTTCCCCCCATTCTGCTCCACCCTTGAAAAACCTCCTTACTTCTTAACAATAGAGTCTCTACACTTTCTAGAGAACTCCTTCTTCCTACCTCTTTATCCCATATTCTCTTTAAAACCACATCACATTCCTCATCTAAGGCCCAACTAGCTTCATATTTAAAGCTTTTGTTCCTTACCCACCTCCTTTCCCTCCCCTTTATAATATGATCTAATAAGGGTTTATGGTCAGAAGTTCTTGCAGCTAAAACCTCAACCCATGCCTCATTGTAAACCTTAATCCAAGCTGGGTTGGCTAAAGCTCTGTCTAACCTCTCCTTTGTAAAAGTATCACCTTCGTGCATATCACTCCAAGTAAATTTATCACCCTTCCACCCTAGATCATGAAGACAGCCCTCTTCAAGTACTTCCCTAAACATTGGAATCTGTCTCTCATTCCTTACCCTTCCTCCTTGCTTCTCATCATTAGTAAGAATTTCGTTGAAATCCCCTACAATAAGCCAGCTTTCCATCCCTTCTGGTTTGAGTGATTTCAAAAGTTTCCATGACTCTTTCCTTTTACTCAAATCTGGCTGCCCATAAAAACCTGTGAATAGCCACTTCTCACTTACTTCCTCATCTCCCACCCATGCATTTATGTGCCTTTGAGAGTAATTCACAATTTCCACCCTTACTAAGTCATCCCAGAGCATCAGTAAACCCCCACCTCTACCAATTGACTGCACTGTAAAACAGCCTTCAAAATTCATCCTCCTTCTCAACCAATCATAACTATCTCTACTGCATTTTGTTTCCATAATGAAAACAATATTGGGTTTGTTTACCTCTACTAACTTGCAGAGGTCTCGAACTGCCTGAGGATTCCCCAATCCTCGGTAGTTCCAGCTTAAGAGTTTCAATATGGTAGGTGGGGTTGTACCACAGCCTCCGCCTTTTCAACTTGACACATAGATACTTCCACCCTCTCCTCCTCCCCTCCTCCATACTTGGCTTTTTTACTCTAATTCATCCCTCCTATCTCTCCCCcaatcctttttgttttttcccccCTATTACCTGCAGTCTCAATATTCCCTCCTCTAGCTCGAGCCCTCATTTTCCACTCCCCCTTTTTTGGTATTTTAACTTCAATTTGATTACTCAATTCTTGCAAAGTCACCTCCCCTTTATTCAGTTTACTACTTAGCTTTTTCCTAGTAACACCTTCCTGTTCTAATTGAATTTCTCCTTCAAAAATAACAGCATCCCCTTCATTAAGCCCCTCCTCACTTCCTCTCTCAATACCAATTCCCTTCTTCTCAACACTTCTATTTAAACCTTCTTTCATAGTATTTTCTCTCTCTGGTTTCTTTCCCATTTTACCTATTCTCTCCTCTAAATTCATCAATCCCTTACTTCCATTACCTTCCACCTCCACCAACTCCATTTCCCTCATATAGTTCCTTTCCCCACACCAAATTGTTTTTTCCCCTACCCCTTCTTCAGTCCTCCTCTCTCTTCCTGCCACCACTTCCTCTtcatattttcctttatttttcctctCACTCTCAGTTTTGTTATTGGTAAAGATTCTTACCCGTGGTCTTGAGCTTGCTCTCATCCATGATCCATACTGCTCTTCACCTTCTTCCTTTCCATACTTGTTGCTGCAACCTTCTGCCCCATGAACCATGCATCCACATGAGAAATAAAATCTTGGTAGTTTTTCATAACTAAAAGGAATccacatttcttttcctttcaccaTTATTGTTCTACCACGAGCAAGAGGCTATGTAATGTTCAGATTAATCTGAACCCTGAGATAGTTACCCCATCCACTACCATCCTCTTGAGTTACCACCTCCTCCACCCTCCCTACTGTTCCCCCAATTTGTTCACCCCGGGTCTTAGTCATATAAGATAAGGGCAAGTCATGCATACGAACCCAAAAACTAGCATGATCGAACACCATCCCTTGTGGATGAGTCAAACCATCAAACATCTTCAATGCCATCAAATGACTATCGAATAACCAAGGTCTACCCTCCCAAACCCTCAGTTTATTAGCTTGTGTTTCAAAGATTACTACAAAAATATTTGTACTCACCTCTGTGAAGATTGCAGCCTTACTGATCCTCCAAACCTTTGCCATAGTTGACTCAAGTACTGCTCCACTAACTGTTCTCACTGAGCAAACCTTGCACACTAAACTCCGATCCTCCTTGTACTATAAACCTTCTacttcctcttcctcaaatACAATATTTGTTGCCTCGCCCTCTGAGAGCTTAAACTTTTTCCATTTCTCCTCTAGCACATTCATCTTTTTCACCTTCCTCCGCCGTGTCTACCCCTTCTAACAGTAACCACCACGCTATCCCTGCCAGTTCTGTTACTTGTCACCCTCTAAGAGGATATTGCCCCCTTTCCGTTATAATTGCCCTCACTAACACTTCACCTCACTTTTTCCTcgagagagaaaatagagagagaagactCGAGTATAGACCATACTAATTATTAGGAATTGATGTACTTTtcgacttattttattttatagcaggtttttctttttgttgtattttctattttttcagtttttgtagtatttatatttatagactTGTagcatattatttttagtaaaacAGAATTTTGTAAAGCAGTTTTTAGTAAAGCATATTTCAGTAAATCAGATTTTCTTTTAGTAAAGCAGAACTTTTTTAGTAAAGTAGATTTTTATAATAGAACCAAATTTTGGAATAAAAGTATAAAACAGATCTTTTTAaagtagatttttcttttttcagatagatttttttttttataaatttacatattttattaaaatcgaaaaaataaaccaaatcgGATTAGAACGGATAAAACTAAACGTATCGGTTTATGGGTTAAGCAGTGcataatctatttttaaaaatacgaaactagtatatattaatttaatccTAAAATTCTAGAACGGACGAGTTACGCCCCTAAATTACACCGGTTGGTTGGCCTAAACCTCACGTTTACACCGGGTCCGGTCTAAAGAGGGACCCTAATCGGAAACCACATTTTCCCTTCTGTATTCTATCGACAGGCCGAACGCTGGGTGTGAACTCCTACGTCTTCAACCCTAGCCGTAAGTACCTACACGTTCCAGCCACCATAAACggttagctctctctctctctctctctctctctctgtttacACCTGACATTGTTTATTTTATCGAAAATGGAGATGGGGGGAGAAGAGAGAAACTGccgagagagaagagatagaaAGAAAGCGTTCTGGATCATTTTATTCACTCAATGAGTACATCTATTTATACAAGTGCTAGAGTTGTAGCTCTTTGCTATCAAACCGACGGAATGCTATAGCTAATTACAATTGGCTAACAACTGAAACTAACAATAAATCTTGCTGTTTCAATTTCTCAGCCACCCTTCGCCACTCATCCCGTTCACTGCCCTCCTCCGCATCTCGCTATTTCCTCTCCGTtccactctatttttttttttttttggagttttaTGATTAATGAACACTGCTAGTTGATTTTGGGATTAATCCGATTGTAATGGGTTTTATACTCTAggataaattttgaattttggaatTTGATAGGTTTGGTTTGTGCACAGCCCTATGTGCACAAATTGGGGCCAGTTTGTGTTACATAAACCTGATTATTGTTGTGTACTTATTTGGACCAAGGAAAACAAACATGGGCATGtgcttgctgctgctgctactaATACTATGCTGCTAAATTCTTTCTTACCATGTTTTAATGTGACATTGTTTTAAACTTTTCTAATGTCACATAGTAAGAAAGATAGGCCAAACAGCCGAACAACATTTAGCACTCAGTTTCAGAGTTTACATGAACAGATAAACAAACAACATCGGTTCTATTTGGTTTGTAAGaaagaatttagaaaagtttaaacctctattttttttttttctctttacagTATTGTTTTACGTCTTACTTAGGTGCTAGTGACTTGAAGAAGGGTAATGGCATCTCCTGATGACGAGGCTGATGACTTGCCACAATTGGTTTGACAAGGACGAACCAATTTCATTTGCTGTTTTGCCAATTCaatggagagagggagagagacaattattattttgacgCGACATTGGTGGCAGTCTTGCGTTTTTCCTTCCCTGACTTCAAGTCTTCGGCCTCTCTCCAATTCCAACAAGCACCCACCACATGCCCTTCCTTCCACGACTCTCTTGTCTCTCCCTCTTAAACCAAAACACACCGAAAACCATCCGACACCTCAAACAAATTCATGCCCAGTTGATCACCAACGCACTCAAAGTACCCTCTCTTTTGGCCAAGCTCATGGAACAATactgttttctttcttcttccccaCATGCCCATTTGATACTTGAACACTTTGGCAATGCAAACCTGTTCCTCTTAAACACTTTGATACGATGTACTCAACCTAAAGACTCCATTCTTGTCTTTGCCAATTGGGTTTCAAAGGGAGAGCTGGCATTCGATGATTTTACATATACTTTTGTTCTTGGAGCTTGTGCTAGAGCTCCTGCACTATCAACATTGTGGGAAGGGAGACAAATACACGGGAAAGTTTTGAAGCATGGaggaatatcaaatattttggTGCAAACCACAATGATATATTCTTATGCTAATAACAAGGATGTTCTCTCGGCACGAATGGTGTTTGATGAAATGGTGGTGAGAAGTTATGTTACATGGAATACAATGATTACCGGGTATTGTTCCCAAAGAGAAGTTTCTAAGGAATGTGCTCGTGACGCATTGACCTTGTTTCGGCAAATGTTGGATGATGGTTGCGGAGTGAAACCTACCGATACTACCATGGTTTGTATTCTTTCTGTGGCTGCTCAATTGGGTGTGTTGGAAACAGGGAGTAGTGTTCATGGGTATATAGAGAAGACGATTTGTGTTCCAGAAAATGATGTGTTTATTGGAACTGGTTTGGTTGATATGTATTCAAAATGTGGGTGCCTTGAGAGTGCTTTATCCGTTTTCAGGAGAATGAATGAGAGGAATGTGTTGACTTGGACGGCAATGGCTACTGGACTAGCTATCCATGGGAGAGGAAAGGAAGCATTGGAGCTTTTAGATGCAATGTGGGCTTATGGTATTAGGCCTAATGGAGTGACTTGTACTAGCTTGTTATTTGCTTGTTGCCATGTGGGGCTTGTCGAAGAAGGTCTTCATTTGTTCGACAAGATGAAGAGTAAGTTTGGTGTCATGCCTGGAATGCAACATTATGGCTGCATAGTCGATCTTCTTGGTCGGGCTGGGCACTTGAAAGAAGCGTATGAATTTATCAGGGGGATGCCAGTCGAACCTGATCCCATATTATGGAGGAGTTTGCTAAGTGCTTGCAAAGTTCATGGGGATGTTGCAACGGGTGAGAAGGTGGGGAAGCTTCTCCTTCAGCTACATCCAGAGAAGAGTGCTGTGGACTTGGTTTTGAGGGGTGAAGACTATGTAGCTTTGTCAAATGTTTATGCTTCAGCAGAAAGGTGGAAGGATATGGAGACGGTGAGACAGAAGATGAAGATTAAGGGGATAGAGAACAAACCTGGTTGTAGTTCAATCCAAACCATGAGCAATCCTCTGTAGGATGGGTTGTAGATTTTGGTAGCAAGTAGGGGACGGGCATATGGAAGTAAGCAAAAGGAATTCATCAGTGAGCGCAAAGATGAAAGATGCAGAGAGAAGATATGGAAATGAAAATCTGACTCAAATGGCAAAAGGCAGAAGGGTGCTATATAAACCAGAAAGATTCATATGGTGCATGttcatacttttttaatttttgaaaactttGATGAATTCTCGTTGTAACCTTTTGTCATGTATGAATGTTTGAACATATATGCCAATGATTTCATCTGGGAAAAGACACTATTTCTTTGAAGAatcactctttttttatttttatctttttgcaATGTCAAAGCACCGACATTGGCCTCCCCATATTTATTGCCAAAATTTAGCAAAAAACaaatatctatattttaacTACGCACTTTCCCAAAACCACCCCCTACAAGTCACCatctattatttctctattttattaaaatatttattattatttttgtaactcACTTCTTTTAGTAAACAAGAGTTACTTATGTTCATGCTTTCGACTAATCATATCTAACGgttatacattaaaaatttctaaattatttatctCTTGCATACGGTAATATTTACAATAGAGTTCTGCTACATATTATCTCTTCCtaacacttataaaaaaaatattgtcaaaATCGTTCACCGTTACACTTTTTCTCGCCGTAGAGTcattgtttgaataataatacatactgtcacttttacgtactatTTGTGCACTCTATTC comes from the Carya illinoinensis cultivar Pawnee chromosome 8, C.illinoinensisPawnee_v1, whole genome shotgun sequence genome and includes:
- the LOC122319050 gene encoding pentatricopeptide repeat-containing protein At3g18970, encoding MPFLPRLSCLSLLNQNTPKTIRHLKQIHAQLITNALKVPSLLAKLMEQYCFLSSSPHAHLILEHFGNANLFLLNTLIRCTQPKDSILVFANWVSKGELAFDDFTYTFVLGACARAPALSTLWEGRQIHGKVLKHGGISNILVQTTMIYSYANNKDVLSARMVFDEMVVRSYVTWNTMITGYCSQREVSKECARDALTLFRQMLDDGCGVKPTDTTMVCILSVAAQLGVLETGSSVHGYIEKTICVPENDVFIGTGLVDMYSKCGCLESALSVFRRMNERNVLTWTAMATGLAIHGRGKEALELLDAMWAYGIRPNGVTCTSLLFACCHVGLVEEGLHLFDKMKSKFGVMPGMQHYGCIVDLLGRAGHLKEAYEFIRGMPVEPDPILWRSLLSACKVHGDVATGEKVGKLLLQLHPEKSAVDLVLRGEDYVALSNVYASAERWKDMETVRQKMKIKGIENKPGCSSIQTMSNPL